One Euphorbia lathyris chromosome 1, ddEupLath1.1, whole genome shotgun sequence DNA segment encodes these proteins:
- the LOC136232041 gene encoding pectinesterase 3 — translation MESINVLKGYGKVNSNLERQTHTHTPTNRKPFIVKVAISAVLLLTLIVSLILAAAIFDFDFGTDSDELDSAQSIRSVCNVTRYPDSCFASISSVNPSVKPDPEAIFKISIQVSINELKNVSSQFRSLNHQPAVDDCLSQFDDALSKLNDSLAMMGVGSGEKALTGKKMNDIQTWISAAMTYEQTCLDGLEEMGSRVPEAMKGQLEKSNEFLSNSLAISAKMQSLLDKFDLKLH, via the coding sequence ATGGAATCCATTAATGTCCTCAAAGGTTATGGAAAGGTAAACTCCAATCTCGAAAGACAGACCCATACTCATACCCCCACCAACCGTAAACCCTTCATCGTCAAAGTCGCCATCTCCGCCGTCCTCCTCTTAACCCTAATCGTCTCTCTAATCCTTGCCGCCGCAATCTTCGATTTCGATTTCGGCACCGATTCCGATGAGCTTGACTCGGCTCAGTCAATCAGAAGTGTCTGCAACGTCACTCGATATCCAGATTCCTGTTTCGCAAGCATTTCCTCTGTAAATCCCTCTGTAAAACCCGATCCAGAAGCAATCTTTAAGATCTCTATACAGGTTTCAATTAATGAGCTGAAGAACGTTTCTTCTCAATTCAGGAGTCTGAATCATCAGCCTGCTGTAGACGATTGCTTGAGTCAGTTCGATGACGCGTTGAGTAAATTGAATGATTCACTGGCGATGATGGGCGTTGGATCTGGAGAGAAAGCGTTGACTGGGAAGAAGATGAACGATATCCAGACATGGATCAGCGCCGCCATGACATATGAACAGACTTGCTTGGATGGTTTGGAGGAGATGGGATCGAGGGTTCCTGAGGCAATGAAGGGGCAATTAGAGAAATCTAATGAGTTTTTGAGTAATAGCTTGGCTATAAGTGCTAAGATGCAGAGTCTTCTTGATAAATTCGATCTCAAATTGCATTGA